In a single window of the Olivibacter sp. SDN3 genome:
- a CDS encoding glucose-1-phosphate adenylyltransferase translates to MAPKVISIVLGGGRGTRLAPLTDKRSKPAVPIAGKYRLVDIPISNCLNSGFNRIFVLTQYNSASLNTHIKNTYNFSVFSKGFVDIIAAEQTMEGDKWFQGTADAVRHSLRYMVNHDYDFILILSGDQLYQIDFQEMIEYHISKKAEITIATIPVNAKDATSFGILKSDEEGDITSFIEKPRTELLVDWASEVSNEMKDAGREYLASMGIYVFSKGVLNDLLTMNKGLDFGKELIPDAITDEMKVISYQYDGYWTDIGNIDSFFEANIGLTDEIPAFNLFDKQSIFTRPRMLPPSKIAATTLYNAIVADGCIIAAKQIERSVIGVRSRIGSGTVIKNTYMMGSDFYQNLEELEDAKQQHKPIIGVGENCYIDTAILDKSCFIGNNVQIKGGAHLPDGEFETYTIKDGIIVIKKRAIIPDNTVIGE, encoded by the coding sequence ATGGCTCCTAAAGTAATTTCTATTGTACTAGGTGGGGGACGGGGGACCCGCTTGGCACCACTAACAGATAAACGGTCCAAACCTGCAGTTCCTATCGCAGGTAAATACCGGTTGGTCGATATTCCTATTTCCAATTGTTTGAATTCAGGATTTAACAGGATTTTTGTGCTTACGCAGTATAACTCCGCTTCATTGAATACGCACATCAAAAACACTTATAACTTCAGTGTTTTTAGTAAAGGGTTTGTTGATATTATAGCTGCAGAACAAACGATGGAAGGCGACAAATGGTTTCAAGGTACTGCCGATGCGGTGAGGCACTCGTTGAGGTATATGGTCAATCATGACTATGATTTTATCTTGATCCTTTCCGGTGATCAACTTTATCAGATCGATTTTCAGGAAATGATCGAATATCATATTAGTAAGAAGGCGGAGATTACCATTGCTACCATTCCTGTAAATGCCAAGGATGCAACATCATTTGGAATACTTAAGTCGGATGAAGAAGGGGATATCACTTCATTTATTGAAAAACCGAGAACAGAATTATTGGTTGATTGGGCATCTGAGGTCAGCAATGAGATGAAAGATGCGGGCAGGGAGTACTTGGCATCTATGGGGATTTATGTCTTCAGTAAGGGGGTGCTGAATGATTTGCTAACCATGAATAAAGGCTTGGATTTCGGAAAGGAACTCATTCCAGATGCGATTACGGATGAAATGAAAGTAATCAGTTATCAATATGACGGTTATTGGACAGATATCGGTAATATCGATTCGTTCTTTGAGGCAAATATTGGTCTAACGGACGAGATCCCAGCGTTTAATCTTTTTGATAAGCAGAGTATTTTTACCCGCCCTAGGATGTTACCACCATCAAAAATAGCCGCCACAACGTTGTATAATGCCATAGTAGCGGATGGTTGTATTATAGCTGCTAAGCAGATAGAGCGATCCGTTATAGGTGTGCGATCACGCATAGGAAGCGGTACGGTTATTAAAAACACCTACATGATGGGCAGTGATTTCTATCAGAACTTAGAGGAACTCGAGGATGCTAAGCAACAGCATAAACCAATTATCGGTGTAGGAGAGAACTGTTATATTGATACAGCGATCTTAGACAAAAGCTGCTTTATCGGTAATAATGTTCAGATTAAAGGTGGGGCACATCTTCCTGATGGTGAGTTTGAAACTTATACTATTAAAGATGGTATCATTGTTATAAAAAAACGTGCTATAATTCCCGATAACACCGTTATAGGTGAATAG